Below is a genomic region from Planktothrix serta PCC 8927.
GAATAAACTCACTGGTTTTTTTGATTTCATCAGAGTAATTAAACGCGGATTTCATCACAATCAGTAAGTCAATATCTGAATCAGGTTTAGCTTCCCCCCTAGCTTGAGAACCATATAAAATAATTTGAACAACCTGTTCAGAATAATGGGTTTTAAACCAATTTTTAATAAATTCTATAATCTCCGGTAATTTTTGATGTTTCATTTTATTAA
It encodes:
- a CDS encoding nucleotidyltransferase domain-containing protein; protein product: NKMKHQKLPEIIEFIKNWFKTHYSEQVVQIILYGSQARGEAKPDSDIDLLIVMKSAFNYSDEIKKTSEFIQELSLKYDTVISRAFVSEQRFNQEKSPFILNVHREGIVL